CTGAGCAAACCAAGTTTTGAGGAAATCGAAATTGGTACATTGGTGACGGTCTTCGAGCAGGAAGAGCTGGAAATCAATtctgaaattgaattgttttCTGCCGCCGAACGATGGGCGAGGTCCGAGTGCGTTAGGAAAGGACTTGATCCAGAGGATAGCAAGTCACTTCGCTCTGTCATTGGAAATGCTCTGACTAAAATCAGATTTTTAACTTTAAGTCCACAAGAATTTGCCGAAGGACCTGCTGGCTCGTCGCTACTGAATCAGGATGAAGCATTTGCTATTTTGATGAACATTTCATCGAGCGAAAGAAAATGGCCTATGCCTGAGGGATTCTCTACGAATGTACAGAGCCGTGTGAAGCCATTGAAGCAGCATCCCACAATGGGAGATTTGTCGGTAATTTTCCATTCTGActcttcgattttttattttactagTTTGTTAATGACAGTGTTAAATTCTTGACCATGTTTATGTTACCACAATTTCTGGTTTCAATTCTCAAGATAATGGAACAGATTTAGTGTTCACTTGACTTAAATTTGATTTATCGCGAGAATTAATTGTAGTAATAACTCTTCATCATTTGTTCACATAGGCAATCGGAGTTGTGGCAAGCACAAGTGGAGCTAGCGCAGCTGGCGGGTTGAACAATATGTTGAGCGATGGGCAAGCACCCAACTCttcatcaaaattgaattccaGGAGTTTGCTTTTCCCTAAGAATTCCTCTCAAGATAACAGCCAATGGCCAGCTCCACAGCATGTTTTAGAATCCTTTACGAATTTAACTAATTCTTCGTTGGCAAATAATTCGTCAAATGTGATGGGATCTGGTGCAGCTGTTGAAGGTGGTGCAGTTAGAGAAGGCCTCAAATACTACTGTCTAAGATCCATAGTTCAGCAAACTGACTGCCTGAACACAAGCGTTCTAGATTGTTCTGTCGCTTTCAATGTCGACAGAAACATCTGTGTAATCGGAGTTCAAGTGCCAACTCAGGTCAGAATTGTATGTCTTGAGATGAAATTTGATTATGTTAAGTTAAATTGATATATTTCTATCATATAAGATAATCAACTCTTAGAAAATGACATTTTATTGTGTTACTGCTTTGTTAATAATCAATTGCGCTATTTATTACAGGTTCAAAATCAATCCATTGCTCCGTTTGATCCATTTACTTCAGCGGTACCTGGCTCTTATACTGAATTGTTGTACGCTCATCTTCTTGACTCTGATGGATCGAGATTAACTTACACGCACTATACGTCACGAGTAAACGTTGACAGTTTGGTTGAAATCACATTCAACAGACCAGTTTATATACAAAGAAATAAGGTACGTTTATCACCTATCTGTATTATGGAAA
The sequence above is drawn from the Neodiprion pinetum isolate iyNeoPine1 chromosome 2, iyNeoPine1.2, whole genome shotgun sequence genome and encodes:
- the LOC124212494 gene encoding uncharacterized protein isoform X2 — its product is MGSPCDWQVTNQKVAQRGKHILETGQWSDCKFIVGQEPHQQILEGHKLFLAMASPVFEAMFYGGMAEKNDPIPIRDVQPEAFKALLEYIYTDNIDLGSFELACELCYCAKKYMLPFLVEECTKFLWSDLSPKKACRAYEFAKLFEEPVLMEKCLQIICTKTNSVLSKPSFEEIEIGTLVTVFEQEELEINSEIELFSAAERWARSECVRKGLDPEDSKSLRSVIGNALTKIRFLTLSPQEFAEGPAGSSLLNQDEAFAILMNISSSERKWPMPEGFSTNVQSRVKPLKQHPTMGDLSAIGVVASTSGASAAGGLNNMLSDGQAPNSSSKLNSRSLLFPKNSSQDNSQWPAPQHVLESFTNLTNSSLANNSSNVMGSGAAVEGGAVREGLKYYCLRSIVQQTDCLNTSVLDCSVAFNVDRNICVIGVQVPTQVQNQSIAPFDPFTSAVPGSYTELLYAHLLDSDGSRLTYTHYTSRVNVDSLVEITFNRPVYIQRNKVYRVGVVFNKVGWYPMGACTQRMACDSVFFSFGVGNSSDSVRDGLIRSIIFTY
- the LOC124212494 gene encoding uncharacterized protein isoform X1, whose amino-acid sequence is MGSPCDWQVTNQKVAQRGKHILETGQWSDCKFIVGQEPHQQILEGHKLFLAMASPVFEAMFYGGMAEKNDPIPIRDVQPEAFKALLEYIYTDNIDLGSFELACELCYCAKKYMLPFLVEECTKFLWSDLSPKKACRAYEFAKLFEEPVLMEKCLQIICTKTNSVLSKPSFEEIEIGTLVTVFEQEELEINSEIELFSAAERWARSECVRKGLDPEDSKSLRSVIGNALTKIRFLTLSPQEFAEGPAGSSLLNQDEAFAILMNISSSERKWPMPEGFSTNVQSRVKPLKQHPTMGDLSAIGVVASTSGASAAGGLNNMLSDGQAPNSSSKLNSRSLLFPKNSSQDNSQWPAPQHVLESFTNLTNSSLANNSSNVMGSGAAVEGGAVREGLKYYCLRSIVQQTDCLNTSVLDCSVAFNVDRNICVIGVQVPTQVRIVQNQSIAPFDPFTSAVPGSYTELLYAHLLDSDGSRLTYTHYTSRVNVDSLVEITFNRPVYIQRNKVYRVGVVFNKVGWYPMGACTQRMACDSVFFSFGVGNSSDSVRDGLIRSIIFTY